The genomic interval CTCgagaacacaatattttttttatgattaatttttttattatgatctttttctgattggctcgggtcttggatgtttatctatatatgtgtttgttataaaatatagtatcgttgagttagtatcccataacacaagtctcgaacttactttggggctagctcaatatgtgcggtttgtcctcatttatttatttatttattactttttactaaattgtgaatatttcaaaaacaatttaaccCATTTTGATGCCcaacgaatttaaaaaattcattgtaGGAtctcctacataccttttaaatttcatcaaaatcagaccaaagGTTCGAAAATTATAGAGTtacgaacaaacaaataaacatacatacatacaaaaaatgtatttttgccccaagtagaaagGTAGACAACAAGtgattcaaaaataataaattagttttgacACATTTTTGTAATCCGTTTCTCCACGCGCTTTCTGTTACACATTAAAATGCTTTTAGGATTAACTACTTGATGATCTTTCAGTAAATTACGCAACTACTCGACCACCATAGCtgtttaagcttttatttcagCTGTCGTACGACAAAATGAAGCCTCGCAGGCCTCTGTGCGCGTCGGTGGAGTCTCAGAAACGAGCGTGTGTCTGGGACGCGGGCTCCGTTCTCTTCGCGAGACAGACTTTTGGCCACTGGatgattgtaaatattaatttaaaatcagtaTTTTTTCTAGAATGAATACTCTTTGTCCTTCACTGTACTTTTGACTACATGTATACAACATTTCAACATGATcgattgagtagataaagcgtgattAGAACTTACAGTCACAtctatattacaattattataaagaggtaagtgtttgtgagtttgtgagtatatgtttgaggcgggtaatctccgaaattagCGAacaaatttccaaaattctttcaccattagaaaggtacattattcaagattgctatagattATTTCATCTCACAATTCCTACGGAAGCGaagcaacatctagtttataatatatattttagtttttatagttGAGTCTACAattctgggctccgacgctcaacggctgaggaagaaacggGGAAAAccctcagataagagagagagagagttgagtctatatttaatatgtaaaagaaTATGTTATACTTATTTCGAACCGCGCACGCAAACGAAGTGGCACAATTAGTTACCGAGTAAATGTGGTccaattgaaagaaaaaaaagtttataaacatCAGAATTATGAGGCTGATTCCAGTTAGGGTTCAGCACCCGAGGGGCGGGCTGCGGCGCGCCAGCTCGCTTCGTCAGCATCCACGACTTCATACCCTGGATCGATGACGTGATCACCAAGACCAGCCCAGACGAGATGGACAGAACTGTCCAAGTGCTCTTCCGAAGGCAGAACCCATTCGAATTCTCCATGTATGCTGGTTAGTTAgagcaaattatttaattattattaggtacacTAACAGATTACATGACAAAcattaattaagtacaataaacattacatttagtGTGCTAGGATGAAACCTAATTGTAGGTTTTTGGTAATAATCATAAAGatatttagaattattaacattattggATAAAAGTAGTTATCGATTTAAGTATCAACATTTCTagatattaatgttatataaagagaaaatatttgtatttttgtttattgtgtatattttgtttgtttgtaataacgaataattattatatataattatgtacacgAGTAGGTAAGCTTTTTTTGTGTGTCAACAAAGTAaccataacatttatttaataaaattttccaaattctttctctgttactatgactatcgcctaattttgtttttatgtaaatataaattcacactcaaattcaaaattcttattcaatttaggatgatatacatcaattattgacgtcaaaaaattacttaatctaagtctactgccggcttccaaagcgcaggtgaagaagaagcggcgcaacaaacttcaccgcagccttttctccaaggacgtcaattaacaaatataggtcttatacatatattaaaaattaggaggacgaatttacatcattattaaaaatatcaaaattttaatgaataaaaaacatttaaaaaagttgtatttccaataaaattcttgaaaattgtcacacaaaaaaaagcTAAATCTACAAAACGTGCGtattaatgtcataaatcaattacatatgttatgaggatactgcaccatgcttgggccaaacattattgtcgttcacataatcatcagacttgtacaaagaacttattttatataatttcaaatattttttggccGGCATATCAAGAATtcatttaggcaatttattataaaaacggatatattcaatatacagcattttttttctactcttttattatatatacttattgatTTCATAATGCTTCGATCCGAGTACTGGTAGCATTGTTTATGGTTAATTACTTCATAGTCTTGAACACCGGACATAtacgtaaattattttacatagataCCTAGCATAGTTTTTTAGACGTTTTGTGAATTAATCAGTGCTAGTAAGGCCGCTTGTAGCTCAgaagaaataatgttttcaaCATTGGAAGGAGTTCGCacaagcatgacctgatggtgcacccaggaacggctccaaaCGTGGGAATacttcaacggtttactgcccGGTCATGAATGTTTGTCGCGCAtggaatgcaataagatctctccgataacaattaaaaagatcgtgtaaaaaatttcatttttgtaaaaaataacttatttcagGTGACGTCAAGTTACCGAAGAATTTTGGTCAGTGTAAAGACAAGAGGCAGTCTGGTATAGTACTCTTCAAGGACGAATCGCAAATGTTTACCACCAAGTATATCGGACAGGGGTTCTATTATGTACGTACAATTTGAATGGGGTTTAAGTGTACCCTTAAATGTATAAAGAGTAAAGTGTTACTTTATGCATTACTACATTTCGGAAcatcgtactaatattataaacgcgaaagtttgtgaggatttgtgtatgtgtatgtatttttgtaactctttcacgccaaatctactggaccgattgttatgaaatttggtacgcggGTGGAACATAacctggattaacacatagtttttatcccgaaattaaaacgggagcgaagccccgaggcgcagctgGTATGTCCATAAAAGTCGATAATAGGGGCTAAGAAAGGGGCGGCTTTTACTATACGGCCTCTGGTGCGGCCAAGAATGGAAATCCGTCACTGCCATTAGAGTACTTATCCCGAAATAGACGGGAACCTGACCGCGAGAAATACTTGTTAATCTCAATGTAAGCAATAGTTTTTAACGACACAACgagacgcaaaaagaggggtgtattaagtttgaccgctaagtgtgtctgtctgtctgtgtacgtggcaccgtatctcaacaacgggtgaaccgatttggatgcggttttttttattatatgctaatgctatttataattttttttatatttcttagatgtgtttgaacaaaataggttcagccgttcaaaagttgttgcgaaatgaatatagaaagtcggctttttttttatttgtctgacaaataaacttgtgctTATTTAAAGTTGTCAGCGGCCGTGTTCGCGAGTATAAAGTGCATCCAGGTGAAGTTAGAGGTGATGACACGGTCGAACGCGGCGGTCTGGGTGGAGCATCAGTGCAACAGAGACATGACTAACCGATTGGGGCCCATAAAGCAGGATCATCGATTGTAAGCTTCATTTATTCACTACACAATGCGAAATGGTAGAAAAGCAATGGTAGAAAAGCAATGGTAGAAAAGCAATGGTAGAAAAGTTGGAAAATCAGTGAGTCATGAAAAAAGGTGAGTTAAGATATGTTTTTtaagtcatatttttattcaattcctATTATGCTAATTTCACACTGTAGCCGAACACAgtcacatgccgacgcgaatgcgtgaacattgcgtcaTTTGTAGCGTGAGCAtttatttgccgcaatgaaaaaccagcaacgtATGCCGAATACGCCAAAGTTTTGCAAACTGTTCGAcagatagtgtggagccggtattagaattttagaaaatgcTCTTTTCGTCTCCCCTTATTCAAATTACACTATATTATTCTGTCATCTAGAATCATAAAAAGCAAGACATCAATACTAAGGAAAAATCTTGGATATAAATTGCCTAGTTATATTAcatgaaaaatgtatgtaccattttgtcgacctcggtggcgcagtggtaaagtgcttgcctctgaaccgagaagtcccgggttcgatccccggtcgggtcatgatggagattgatctttttctgattggcccgggtcttggatgtttgtctatatatgtatttgttataaaatatagtatcgttgagttagtatcccataacacaagtctagaacttactttggggctagctcaatctgtgtgatttgtccttatatatatatatatttattttattcattatattttatttgtagttcATTTCATAGAAAACGCGTGTTGGtcaatatttgtaagtattaCTACTAAGTATTGTAATTAGTACCTACGGAACCCTTGATGCGCGTATTGCCTCGCACTTGACCGATTTTAAATCATCATTTCATTGTCGTTTTGCAGGAACGAGTGTTTCATGTACTTCAAATCGAAGGCTTTAGTCGAATTCCGATTCTACTTTTCATTTAAGGTGTACTTTgaggtatgtacctatgtaaatttcattaatatactAACCAAATTTGAAAGTCATCCGAGGGCGaagttaaagtttaaatttcacttctcactattgaatcgattcgcagtgagacgcagcgaaccaatcacattgcggtgtggttgtcgttgcgtcacattGCCACACTATGATTGGTTAGCCGCGTCTCACTGCGTGTCACTCGATGGTAAGATGTTactagcaaagtcgcactacgcacactgATCACCCAACTAGCTGTCAAAACAGACTCATCGTGATTTTCTCTCATCTTGAGTTTGACGacttgtcgacctcggtggcgcagtggtaaagtgcatgcctctgaaccgagaggtcccgggttcgatccccggtcgggtcatgatggaaaatgatctttttctgattggctcgggtcttggatgtttatctatatatgtatatgttataaaatatagtatcgttgagttagtattccataacacaagtctagaacttactttggggctagctcaatttgtataatttgtcctatttatatttattgaggTTACATTCGTATGAATACGCAAAGTCTGGAGTTagcgtataaataaatatcatcctttgattttcattttaataattaaataaatatgttatcgacaaataacacagattttAGTTGGTCcctaagttcgagacttgtgttacgggatactaactcaacaatacttaTGGTAGgtcaggtcaatctgaaaaagatcattatccATCTTGAGCTgcccggggttcgaacccggtacctccagtgtagcagtccggcatgatgaccattagacCACGAAGCTTGTCAAAAACAGGTGTTCTTTACGCTTTAGGTGTTAATAGTTCGAATTGAAAAGTTATTCATTTTTGTATCAAGCAACCAGGAACACTTGAAGTTGAGAGAGAAGagttgaatgaatgaatatttattcaaaagacAAACACAATAACAAATCTGATAACAATACGGAACACAGAAGAATTTTGATAAGCATTAGAGCAAATGTTGTTTACCTCATGAGAGATTTAGGGTgaattgcaccagtcaactgtGACGTTGGCTTTAAACTGCGCTCCGCTGACGTAAGACAAAACGGTGTACGTTGCGCATGGAATTAGTGGGTACCGTAGTACCTACAAATTACAtgactttgcgtttttctgcgcatgttacagttaacgtcaaagttgacggtcaCTCTGTAATGTTTGGTTCGctgttattttatctatggttcgTACCAAAGCTTGTATCTAAATTAGGTACAACTAAAGTATGGTTCATGTAGAATGGTCATAAAGTTCTTTGCTCCCACTTACCGATGACAGAGATTGAAAACATTCGTCTGCCATTTTGTTTGACAGCcgcacaatatatttatttgaaatttgttttctttgttaatttttttgtttaaaacggAACCACAACCCGGTCCCTCTAATGTGGAAAAGCCAAGACTACAGTGGTTAAAAcgtaaagagtaacaaacaaacacagtTAGAAAGATAGAATTAATATCgtgtacttttaaataaatgttgacaATTTCTACTGTGAATTTGTATGACCCCTACCCTATACCAAGTTACCGAGTTCACACAATTTTGCGATACATTTCATATATTCCGGAActgtcgtttttgaaattgggAAATCATAGTACGCAATAGTGTCAATGGTCTCTATGGCCAACCTTATTAAATTTGACTTTAAGTATGCACCTAATTTAGATTTGTTTGCAGGTTATAGTCATGGGTTTCCCCGAAGCAACTCCAATGAGGCCCAATCCtaacaaaaacatagaaaCGACTATCGGCTGGCATCCGACGAGCGATGGACTGCACAAGTATTATTGGCATCCAGCCGATAAGTGGCAATGGCATCTATAAATTATCCTAGGGGTATAAATTACAgtggtgaagaagaagcggcacaagaaacttcaccgcagccttttctctaAAGACTTTTCTCTTGTCATTTGACAATTATTATGTGTCTCACAGGACGATccttttattgattttattacacGACAGAAAGATGAACAGAAACGGCCCACACTCAGtgaatgtaaaataaagtatcaCAATCAAAAACGAATAGAACTAACTCAAAAGctcaacaaataaaagttatcTTACCAATTTCTCTGTAATTTTATTCCCTATCTCACTCTTCCAACACCTTATCCGGTGGTCGCGTATAgagtatattaaattaacagaGCATTCGTGAAAATTCATTATTCtggtattattttcttatcgaTTGTGTGCTGTTATGAAAGTaaagtgttaaataaataatgaatatcaCGGAATTCtgcataatataatacaactaaaaataaaaataataattaataataatataaaaaaatatttaaaaaaaaattttcaagacattgcgaaacagttcgccgaactttgtcAGATTCTTCAGTTTCTTCAGATTCTTCAGTTTCGtcagtttaatatataattaatgaatatcaCGGAATTctgcataatataataaaactaaaaataaaaataataattaataataatataaaaaaatattaaaaaaaaaatactcaagaCATTGcgaaacagttcgccgaactttatCAGATTCGGCATACGTTagtggtttttcattgcggtaaagagtgaatttcacgactgtttgaacgtgGCGTGTAGcatttcattagtgtcgcacattttttttttaataaaaaatcttcttttttttttatttaacatttatatatttttttaaattaacattgtaccaatACTtgacctatttataatataggataatcaaattgattaatgtgtatggtacaatttaataaacactaatgatagcccaCGGCGGCATTTAAAACGCTCGTGCAATTCACCCTAAATAGATTTTCTCGTAAAAAAACGCAATGTTGAGTTTGACGATAGGATATAGCCAGCATAATAAGGGCATGATGACTATCGCCACCTAACGATAGTAGACTTACGCACGCTAAAGAGACAATACAGCTCAATTCTACAGTTTTCACGATGTTTTGTTTCATCGGAAGCAAACTGTGGTGAATGAGAACTTTAcagcaaatttatttgtactaaATTGTTAGTGATGTAGTTACAGCCgcaattacattatataactttaacaaaatatatttggtgGTCGGCTTTTGGATACTCTGTATCCACAGCCGTAATCTGTGGTATTCGGTAATATAATTAATCGAATTGATACTCGATTAAACTCATATTAAATTAGAAGCAAGCGCCGGTTTCCGAATTCCATTTGTCacattttttgtctgttttgtTAACATTTGATAGTATTACCTTAAGAGCATTTGAATGTATAGATGTACGTATTCCTTGTTGATCTTTTTCGAATAGATTTCGAATAATTAATCTCTAAGGAATAATTGATAATGGTTGgattagattttaattaatcgaATTTCTATTCagatttgaattttcattaactttttctatatgtatgtaagtacttgATTTTTTGGTGAGAGCCATTCATTTGTCAATACAAAATACGTCACACTTGCAATTGCACGCAACTCCGTCCGCAGTTTCCTGTTTGACATAAATttggtcattaactatatatattttccagaTTTCATCGGCCCAGTGGTTAGCCTTGAAAGAGTAacacggacagacagactttctcgtgtatagtatttttagttttattatattatgcagAATTTCgttatattcattaattatttaatgttagtGCATCCATCTAGTGCATTGGCAATAGGTTTGGTTAGAAATCTGCATTGTGCAAGAGCAGTGCAGCCTCGTCCGTCGGCGGCGATAGTATCTCAACTGAATGTAAGGTAAATTAAAGATACTACGGAAACATAAATGAGGTCATGAGGTTAGCCACTCCCGATGTAATTAAAAGTTGGTGGAGAACCATCCTATGAGGGTGTGGTCggctataataaaatattatagtattagaATGAGAATTGTGAGTGTCGTCTAGGTTCTGAGTTAGGATAGGGGACAGCCTTCAAGAAGACTTTCATTCACttcgttaaaattatataagattggacaaattaaaatattaaatattcgtTGGTAGACATTTTTATTCGTCCCTATGTTCACACCGTAGTCTTTACTGTTATGTATGCCAAATAGCTTAAATATAAGACAAAATCACTTTCGCATCCGTCTCGATTTCGcattttgtatggttttcaccaTGCACAGACTTGCTGGTGACCGTACAAaaagtttatcgcgttcacgATAGGGTGGCGACGCGATAAGAgaagatttctttttataaatattatatg from Plodia interpunctella isolate USDA-ARS_2022_Savannah chromosome 14, ilPloInte3.2, whole genome shotgun sequence carries:
- the LOC128675177 gene encoding uncharacterized protein LOC128675177, which encodes MASRLRIDLGVLVIVILKLKLCSSVDWEKVKCSVDVDQKVPEGTVPIGRFPWLGVVQHTFYVAEKARFAVTAGVLVHPAYAIASAEDMARVPRTQLFNNTKFIMWHSNEEKFTVDVRDYLLHPEFEEKVTFATLALLELITYGYTGISDYETVVLPICMPVTGFGGTFDEIYSVRITDETAEMHKEANKMNYVPARECDDFYNKAGLSYDKMKPRRPLCASVESQKRACVWDAGSVLFARQTFGHWMILGFSTRGAGCGAPARFVSIHDFIPWIDDVITKTSPDEMDRTVQVLFRRQNPFEFSMYAGDVKLPKNFGQCKDKRQSGIVLFKDESQMFTTKYIGQGFYYLSAAVFASIKCIQVKLEVMTRSNAAVWVEHQCNRDMTNRLGPIKQDHRLNECFMYFKSKALVEFRFYFSFKVYFEVIVMGFPEATPMRPNPNKNIETTIGWHPTSDGLHKYYWHPADKWQWHL